Proteins from a genomic interval of Chroococcidiopsis thermalis PCC 7203:
- a CDS encoding sensor histidine kinase has product MLCVDELLTLELFQQLSQEQIHWVCDRAQEMELSSGEVFVKQGDPPRGFYVMLSGRVSITRISEGIEMPIGQHQAPAFFGEIQVLTDELVPVTLRALSDCRLYEISGDDFRTLLHSCRGFERLIFQAVQKRLRGLESFIQNREKMAALGTLAAGLAHELNNPAAAVIRALQDITPALLELQRMNFVYGQRQVEAEHTEKWLKVRDDGWDAVVNRRLNPIEFSDREEQLLEWLENYGVEDAWKLAEPLAAGNVDIETLTELMERWKDDPTELKDMGLRWLALSFEVMCTVSSGLRGAQRISQLVQSMKSYSYMDRGAQQIVDVHDGIEDTLQLFAYKFKQGIEIQRNYDRSLPKILAFGSELNQVWTNLIDNAVDAVSSISFANAGKGVIELATAQNGDYIQVQIADSGAGIPVEIQSRIFEPFYTTKPVGSGSGLGLDAVRRIVENRHQGTITFTSQPGKTCFTICLPIATHSYQ; this is encoded by the coding sequence ATGCTATGTGTAGACGAACTATTAACGCTGGAGTTGTTTCAACAGCTTTCCCAAGAGCAGATTCACTGGGTTTGCGATCGCGCTCAAGAAATGGAGCTATCTAGCGGCGAAGTCTTTGTCAAACAGGGAGATCCGCCACGCGGCTTTTATGTCATGCTATCAGGCCGGGTGAGCATTACCCGCATCAGCGAAGGGATTGAAATGCCGATCGGGCAGCACCAAGCACCCGCTTTTTTTGGTGAAATTCAAGTCTTAACCGATGAACTAGTCCCCGTGACATTACGCGCCCTTTCTGATTGTCGGCTCTACGAAATCTCAGGCGATGACTTTCGTACCCTCCTACATAGTTGCCGAGGCTTCGAGCGCTTAATATTTCAAGCCGTACAGAAACGATTGCGCGGTTTAGAGTCTTTTATTCAAAACCGCGAGAAAATGGCAGCTCTAGGCACGCTAGCGGCTGGCTTAGCACACGAACTCAACAATCCGGCGGCGGCTGTAATTCGCGCCTTGCAAGATATCACCCCAGCACTGCTCGAACTCCAACGGATGAACTTTGTTTACGGACAGCGCCAAGTAGAGGCAGAACATACAGAAAAATGGCTCAAAGTGCGTGATGATGGTTGGGATGCGGTTGTCAACCGTCGCCTGAACCCCATTGAATTTAGCGATCGCGAGGAACAATTGCTTGAGTGGTTAGAAAACTATGGCGTAGAAGATGCTTGGAAACTCGCCGAACCATTAGCAGCTGGAAATGTAGATATAGAGACTTTAACCGAGCTGATGGAGCGCTGGAAGGACGATCCGACAGAATTAAAAGATATGGGGTTGCGCTGGCTGGCGCTGTCTTTTGAGGTTATGTGTACGGTTTCGAGTGGCTTGCGGGGAGCGCAGCGAATTTCTCAGCTCGTCCAGTCGATGAAATCTTATTCTTACATGGATCGCGGCGCGCAACAAATTGTTGACGTTCACGATGGAATTGAAGATACATTGCAATTATTTGCTTACAAATTCAAGCAAGGAATTGAAATTCAGCGGAATTACGATCGCTCTTTGCCTAAAATTCTCGCTTTCGGTAGCGAGTTAAATCAAGTTTGGACGAACTTAATTGATAATGCAGTTGATGCGGTATCTTCGATAAGCTTTGCTAACGCGGGGAAAGGAGTCATTGAATTAGCTACCGCTCAAAATGGCGATTATATCCAGGTACAAATTGCCGATTCTGGTGCTGGGATTCCTGTAGAAATTCAATCGCGTATTTTCGAGCCTTTCTATACGACAAAGCCTGTAGGTTCTGGTTCGGGTTTAGGTTTAGATGCAGTACGGCGGATTGTCGAGAACCGTCACCAAGGAACAATTACATTTACATCGCAGCCTGGTAAGACTTGTTTTACAATTTGTCTGCCAATTGCTACACACAGTTATCAGTGA
- the hpt gene encoding hypoxanthine phosphoribosyltransferase has translation MDEKLVPLISQSEIATTVQRLARDLDRDYQNRFPIVIGVLKGSFIFLADLIRQMQTPICNVELIRLSSYGCSTTSSGEVKMLMGLTEGVINNKDVILVEDIVDTGLSTSKAIEILKADNPSSLKLCALLDKPSRRKVQVEIDYLGIEIPDRFIVGYGIDMDEKYRQLPAIYAIEE, from the coding sequence ATGGATGAAAAACTCGTTCCACTTATTTCTCAGTCAGAAATAGCAACAACAGTGCAGCGATTAGCACGGGATTTAGATCGAGATTATCAGAATAGGTTTCCAATTGTCATTGGTGTTTTGAAAGGCTCTTTTATCTTTCTCGCCGATTTGATCCGGCAGATGCAAACTCCAATTTGTAATGTCGAACTGATCCGTTTATCTAGCTATGGTTGTTCTACCACTAGTTCGGGTGAAGTCAAGATGTTAATGGGTTTAACTGAAGGTGTTATTAACAACAAGGATGTCATTTTAGTTGAAGATATTGTCGATACTGGGTTGTCAACCTCAAAAGCAATAGAAATATTGAAAGCTGATAATCCATCCTCGCTCAAACTTTGTGCCTTACTCGATAAACCCTCACGCCGCAAAGTTCAAGTTGAAATCGATTATTTAGGAATTGAAATTCCCGATCGCTTTATTGTCGGTTACGGTATAGATATGGACGAAAAATATCGCCAATTGCCGGCAATCTACGCGATCGAGGAGTAG
- a CDS encoding adenosine deaminase — MNSFFCQIPKAELHIHIEGSLEPEMMFVLADRNNIQLPYKSVEEIRAAYNFQNLQSFLDLYYAGMSVLQTEQDFYDLTWAYMQKASAQNVRHAEIFFDPQGHTSRGISFETVHRGIYRALQEAKQQLDISSYLILCFLRHLSAESAMEALEQALPYKDTIPAVGLDSSEVGNPPSKFQKVFNKAREEGFLTVAHAGEEGPPEYIWEAINLLGISRIDHGVRCIDDPKLLEYLIEKQIPLTVCPLSNIKLCVFDSMAKHNIKQLLDMGLCVTVNSDDPSYFGGYVAENLQEIESALNLSKQDIYKLVKNSFQATFLSAEEKQTRITELDRFMMK; from the coding sequence ATGAATTCATTCTTTTGCCAGATTCCTAAAGCTGAGTTACACATACATATTGAAGGTTCCCTCGAACCAGAAATGATGTTTGTATTAGCCGATCGCAACAATATTCAACTACCCTACAAATCGGTAGAAGAAATTCGTGCTGCTTACAACTTTCAAAACCTGCAATCATTTCTCGACCTTTATTATGCAGGAATGAGCGTGTTGCAAACAGAACAAGATTTTTACGATCTAACTTGGGCATACATGCAAAAAGCATCTGCTCAAAACGTGCGCCACGCTGAAATCTTTTTCGATCCTCAAGGTCATACTTCTAGAGGAATTTCGTTTGAAACAGTTCATCGAGGAATTTATCGTGCATTACAGGAAGCAAAACAACAACTCGATATTTCTTCTTATTTAATTCTCTGTTTTCTACGACATTTAAGCGCTGAATCAGCAATGGAAGCTTTAGAGCAAGCTTTACCTTATAAAGATACAATTCCAGCAGTAGGTTTGGATTCTTCAGAAGTAGGAAATCCACCTTCAAAATTCCAAAAAGTCTTTAATAAAGCCCGAGAAGAAGGATTTCTTACCGTTGCTCATGCAGGTGAGGAAGGACCACCAGAATATATTTGGGAAGCCATAAATCTTTTAGGCATATCGCGTATCGATCACGGTGTACGCTGCATCGATGACCCGAAGTTATTAGAATATTTGATTGAAAAACAAATTCCTCTGACTGTCTGTCCGCTATCTAATATCAAACTTTGTGTTTTCGATTCGATGGCAAAGCACAACATTAAACAATTATTAGACATGGGATTGTGCGTGACAGTAAATTCTGACGATCCGTCTTATTTTGGCGGTTACGTGGCTGAGAATTTACAAGAAATAGAATCGGCTTTAAATTTGAGTAAGCAAGATATTTATAAATTGGTGAAAAATTCCTTTCAAGCAACATTTTTGAGTGCGGAAGAGAAGCAGACTCGAATTACTGAATTAGATCGGTTTATGATGAAGTAA
- a CDS encoding NCS2 family permease, translated as MSSDTDRLELQQPPTPQYTGWQAAIARFFQFDLYRTNFRIETLAGLTTFMTMAYILVVNPLILSDAIFLQQPKDLFAEQVFATAVSAAIGTLVMAFVANYPFALAPGMGLNAFFAYSVVLTLKIDWRLALAAVFAEGLIFIALTLTNVRSQIVNAIPMSLKTATSVGIGLFIAYIGISGDPKTGGAGLIIASEVTKTTLGSFREPNTLLAVAGIIITTAFLVRRVKGALLWGVLATALLGWIVGVTPPPKGIFQIPTLPTDLIGQGIFGLSRLTANNFLDFIAILLVFLFVDIFDTVGTLSGVGMKAGYIKEDGKLPRVNQALFADAVGTTAGALIGTSTVTTYAESAAGVSEGGRTGFTAAIVGVLFILAIFLVPLFEAIPAYATTPALVITGVLMMTGVSDIRWGDVAEAVPAFLTILFMPLAYSIATGLSVGFITYPIAKALQGKAHEVTIATWILAAVFIIRFVFMTLRFGTSE; from the coding sequence ATGAGCAGCGATACAGATCGATTAGAACTACAGCAACCACCTACGCCACAGTATACGGGTTGGCAAGCAGCGATCGCTCGTTTTTTTCAATTTGACCTGTATAGAACTAACTTTCGGATCGAGACTCTGGCAGGATTGACAACTTTTATGACGATGGCATACATCCTCGTCGTCAATCCCTTAATTTTGTCGGATGCGATTTTTCTACAGCAGCCAAAAGATTTATTCGCCGAACAAGTCTTTGCTACCGCAGTCTCAGCTGCAATTGGAACGCTGGTAATGGCATTTGTTGCCAACTATCCCTTTGCCCTCGCCCCTGGCATGGGATTAAACGCCTTTTTTGCTTATTCTGTCGTTTTAACCCTAAAAATCGATTGGCGTTTGGCACTAGCGGCTGTATTTGCCGAAGGATTGATTTTTATTGCCCTCACCCTTACCAACGTTCGCAGTCAAATTGTCAATGCCATTCCCATGTCGCTGAAAACAGCAACATCAGTAGGGATCGGTTTATTTATTGCCTATATTGGGATATCTGGCGATCCAAAAACTGGAGGTGCTGGGCTAATTATCGCCAGCGAAGTGACAAAAACAACCCTGGGTAGCTTCAGAGAACCTAATACTCTACTAGCTGTTGCCGGAATTATTATTACTACAGCTTTTTTAGTACGCCGCGTTAAGGGGGCATTACTCTGGGGGGTACTCGCCACCGCCTTACTCGGTTGGATTGTAGGTGTTACACCCCCGCCCAAAGGAATTTTTCAGATCCCTACCCTACCGACAGATCTGATCGGACAAGGCATTTTCGGTTTATCGCGATTGACTGCTAACAACTTTCTCGACTTTATCGCCATACTTTTAGTATTTTTATTCGTCGATATTTTTGACACCGTTGGTACTCTGTCTGGAGTCGGCATGAAGGCAGGGTACATTAAAGAGGATGGAAAACTACCGCGAGTCAATCAAGCACTGTTTGCCGATGCAGTAGGAACAACTGCTGGGGCGCTGATCGGTACGTCTACAGTCACTACATATGCAGAATCAGCCGCAGGCGTATCGGAAGGGGGGCGCACGGGCTTCACAGCTGCGATTGTAGGCGTATTATTTATCCTGGCGATCTTCTTAGTTCCTTTATTCGAGGCAATTCCCGCCTACGCTACTACACCAGCCCTAGTCATTACAGGCGTGTTAATGATGACAGGTGTATCAGATATTCGTTGGGGTGATGTAGCTGAAGCTGTTCCGGCATTTTTGACGATTTTGTTTATGCCTCTTGCTTACTCAATTGCCACTGGGTTGTCAGTTGGTTTTATCACCTATCCAATTGCCAAAGCACTGCAAGGCAAAGCCCACGAAGTTACGATCGCAACTTGGATTTTAGCCGCAGTTTTCATAATTCGATTTGTCTTTATGACATTGCGCTTCGGTACATCTGAATAA
- a CDS encoding ABC transporter ATP-binding protein, whose product MESKDLQSQPMPLLSASGLTKSFGGIKAVDNADLEVAKGSITGLIGPNGAGKTTLFNLLSNFIRPDRGWVIFDGAPVQQLRTYQIALQGMVRTFQVARTLSRLTVLENMMLGAQKQDGENFWRLQFQPWAIAKEQQILREQAMALLESVGLAHMAHEYAGALSGGQRKLLEMARALMTQPKLILLDEPAAGVNPKLIEQICDRILTWNREGMTFLIIEHNMDVIMSLCDRVWVMAEGRNLAHGSPEEMQQHPQVLEAYLGK is encoded by the coding sequence ATGGAATCCAAAGATCTACAATCCCAACCAATGCCACTATTATCAGCTAGCGGTCTTACCAAAAGTTTTGGCGGGATTAAGGCTGTGGATAATGCCGATTTAGAAGTAGCGAAAGGAAGTATTACGGGGTTAATTGGTCCCAATGGTGCGGGTAAGACAACTCTGTTTAACTTACTGTCAAATTTTATTCGCCCCGATCGCGGCTGGGTAATTTTTGACGGCGCACCCGTGCAGCAATTGAGAACCTATCAAATTGCCTTACAGGGTATGGTACGCACGTTTCAAGTCGCACGGACGCTTTCGCGGCTGACAGTACTAGAAAATATGATGCTAGGGGCGCAAAAGCAAGACGGAGAGAACTTTTGGCGGCTGCAATTTCAACCTTGGGCGATCGCCAAAGAACAGCAAATCCTGCGAGAACAGGCGATGGCTCTGCTAGAATCGGTGGGCTTGGCGCATATGGCGCACGAGTATGCGGGGGCGCTATCGGGAGGACAGCGCAAGTTATTGGAAATGGCAAGGGCGTTAATGACGCAACCCAAGTTAATTTTGTTAGACGAACCTGCGGCGGGGGTAAATCCCAAGTTGATCGAACAAATTTGCGATCGCATTTTAACTTGGAACCGCGAAGGTATGACATTTTTGATTATCGAACACAATATGGATGTGATTATGTCCCTGTGCGATCGCGTTTGGGTGATGGCAGAGGGGCGTAACTTAGCTCATGGTAGCCCAGAGGAAATGCAACAACATCCTCAAGTGCTAGAGGCATATTTAGGAAAATAA
- a CDS encoding branched-chain amino acid ABC transporter permease encodes MLDLNALMNDPTIIGWVAYILFLTVSTAIFALFSLGLNLQWGLTGLINFGLVAFMTLGAYTTVLLSMYGVPLIVATLAGALVAALLGWLIGLSTLRLREDYLAIVTIGVSELIRLVVNNQDLPTPNTPTPGAFGLQGYPLPLTDFNPDTVMKWIMVGLLTLVVVACYWKLWKWAIGSQKSKVKSQKSFVTRYLPLVFRAIVGIVATLLIFVPYAAGAIGLYNFTNYEKSGLMLISVLVLAFVVWRLEVLARSPWGRVLKAIREDEEVARALGKNVFWYKLQALMLGGAIAGISGALYAWQQTSIYPNDFQPQTTFDAWIMVILGGAGNNFGTILGAVVFFAYDSATRFILPKIVPLDDVRLSAFRIMVIGLLLMILMIWRPQGILGKKEELTLGK; translated from the coding sequence ATGTTAGATTTAAACGCCCTGATGAACGATCCAACAATTATCGGTTGGGTTGCCTATATCTTGTTTCTGACAGTTTCTACAGCAATTTTTGCCCTGTTCAGCTTGGGGTTAAACTTGCAGTGGGGTTTAACGGGGTTAATTAACTTTGGTCTGGTTGCTTTCATGACTTTGGGAGCATACACGACTGTATTGTTAAGCATGTATGGCGTACCCTTAATCGTAGCAACGCTAGCTGGAGCTTTAGTAGCCGCTCTCTTAGGATGGTTAATTGGTTTATCAACACTAAGGTTGCGGGAAGACTACTTAGCAATTGTCACGATTGGGGTATCGGAACTCATTCGCTTGGTGGTCAACAATCAAGATTTACCAACTCCTAATACTCCCACACCTGGGGCTTTTGGATTGCAGGGATATCCTCTACCCTTAACAGATTTTAACCCCGACACGGTGATGAAATGGATAATGGTAGGGCTACTCACATTAGTTGTGGTTGCGTGTTACTGGAAACTTTGGAAATGGGCGATCGGAAGTCAAAAGTCAAAAGTTAAAAGTCAAAAGTCGTTTGTGACTCGTTATTTACCACTAGTCTTTCGGGCAATTGTCGGCATAGTGGCGACGCTGTTGATTTTTGTCCCCTATGCGGCGGGAGCTATTGGACTATACAACTTCACCAACTACGAAAAATCGGGATTGATGCTGATCTCGGTGTTGGTGCTAGCTTTTGTCGTATGGCGGTTAGAAGTGCTAGCGCGATCGCCCTGGGGAAGGGTATTAAAAGCAATTCGCGAAGATGAGGAAGTTGCCCGCGCTTTAGGAAAAAACGTCTTTTGGTATAAATTGCAAGCTTTAATGTTAGGCGGGGCGATCGCTGGGATTTCTGGTGCTTTGTATGCATGGCAGCAAACTTCAATTTATCCGAACGATTTCCAGCCGCAGACAACTTTCGATGCTTGGATTATGGTGATCTTAGGTGGTGCGGGTAACAATTTCGGTACGATCCTCGGCGCAGTTGTTTTCTTTGCTTACGACAGCGCCACCCGTTTTATCTTGCCCAAAATCGTACCCCTCGATGACGTGCGCCTGAGTGCGTTTCGGATTATGGTTATCGGCTTACTACTGATGATACTGATGATTTGGCGACCGCAAGGAATATTAGGTAAGAAAGAAGAATTGACACTTGGAAAGTAG
- a CDS encoding glucose-6-phosphate isomerase: MDAAALWQRYQDWLYYHAGLGFYVDISRMRFDDAFVEGLQPKLEKAFQDMAALEGGAIANPDENRMVGHYWLRDPDLAPTPEIKQEIVESVDQIETFARKIHSGAIHPPQAPRYTDIISIGIGGSALGPEFVAEALAPDFPPLAIHFIDNTDPAGIDRVLTRVRNRLTSTLVIVISKSGGTPEPRNGTIELKAAYAGHNLDFTKHAIAITTPDSKLDRQAKSEGWLATFPMFDWVGGRTSELSAVGLLPAALQGIDIRAMLAGAKEIDVATRVTDLKTNPAALLALSWYYSGNGRGEKDMVVLPYKDSLLLFSRYLQQLVMESLGKEKDLDGNIVHQGIAVYGNKGSTDQHAYVQQLREGVPNFFATFIEVLEDRSGSSPDIDPGATAGDYLSGFLQGTRQALYEKQRDSITITIPQVNPHTVGALIALYERAVGFYGSLVNINAYHQPGVEAGKKAAAVVLDLQKQVLQVLQEAKTPLSLAQIAEKAAATDQIEAIYKILRHLQANRRGVAMQGDPAHPESLTFSLS, from the coding sequence ATGGATGCTGCGGCACTTTGGCAACGCTATCAAGACTGGCTCTATTATCACGCCGGACTCGGATTTTACGTAGATATCAGTCGGATGCGCTTTGACGATGCATTTGTAGAGGGGTTGCAGCCCAAGTTAGAGAAAGCATTTCAAGATATGGCGGCTTTAGAAGGGGGAGCGATCGCCAATCCTGACGAAAATCGGATGGTAGGACATTACTGGCTGCGCGATCCCGATCTGGCTCCAACTCCAGAAATTAAACAAGAGATTGTTGAATCTGTAGACCAAATTGAAACCTTTGCCCGAAAAATTCATAGCGGAGCAATTCATCCACCCCAAGCACCCCGCTACACTGATATTATCTCTATTGGTATTGGCGGCTCGGCACTCGGTCCCGAATTTGTCGCTGAAGCTTTAGCTCCTGATTTTCCTCCCCTGGCGATTCACTTCATTGATAACACCGATCCGGCGGGGATCGATCGCGTGTTAACGCGGGTGAGAAATCGTCTCACCAGCACTTTAGTTATCGTCATTTCCAAATCTGGAGGCACGCCAGAACCGCGTAACGGCACGATTGAACTCAAAGCAGCCTATGCAGGTCACAATTTAGACTTTACCAAACACGCGATCGCCATCACGACTCCCGATAGCAAACTCGATCGGCAAGCAAAATCAGAAGGCTGGCTAGCCACTTTCCCCATGTTTGACTGGGTGGGGGGACGCACTTCAGAACTGTCCGCCGTCGGCTTGCTACCAGCCGCTTTGCAGGGTATCGACATCCGCGCGATGCTGGCTGGCGCAAAAGAAATAGATGTAGCAACCCGCGTTACCGATCTCAAAACCAATCCCGCCGCCCTACTTGCCCTCAGTTGGTATTACTCTGGGAACGGACGCGGTGAAAAAGATATGGTGGTGCTGCCCTATAAAGACAGCCTCTTACTATTTTCCCGTTACTTGCAGCAATTGGTCATGGAATCTCTGGGTAAAGAAAAAGACCTCGACGGTAACATCGTCCACCAAGGAATCGCCGTCTATGGTAACAAAGGTTCGACCGACCAACATGCCTACGTTCAGCAATTGCGCGAAGGCGTACCCAACTTCTTTGCTACCTTTATCGAAGTCTTGGAAGACCGTTCGGGCTCCTCGCCAGACATCGATCCAGGCGCAACTGCTGGAGATTATCTCTCTGGCTTCCTCCAAGGAACCCGCCAAGCCTTGTATGAAAAACAGCGCGATTCCATTACCATTACCATTCCCCAAGTCAACCCCCACACAGTAGGCGCATTAATTGCCCTTTACGAACGAGCTGTAGGTTTCTATGGTTCGCTAGTCAATATTAACGCCTACCACCAACCAGGCGTAGAAGCAGGGAAAAAAGCAGCCGCCGTGGTGTTAGATTTGCAAAAACAAGTCTTGCAAGTCCTGCAAGAGGCTAAAACTCCTTTATCTCTGGCACAAATTGCCGAGAAAGCCGCAGCCACAGACCAAATTGAGGCAATTTATAAAATTCTGCGCCATCTGCAAGCAAATCGGAGAGGGGTGGCAATGCAAGGCGATCCCGCCCACCCTGAGAGTTTGACGTTTTCTTTAAGTTAA
- a CDS encoding cupin — translation MAAHRGIEIYPLASIQGGMAQFYTPQSSHETMLVQIPPHTIDDLFVHKSQTDQILVVRGRLALVTLENKQYRYTPLSDRLPQVVKIPPGVLHGAINLDSEPCTIVNAVLRHRPTQPRDYIPRPRPFPYNLAIAGAKLAEMEAVIIQQALGSVGV, via the coding sequence ATGGCTGCTCATCGGGGTATTGAGATCTATCCGCTAGCTTCAATTCAAGGGGGAATGGCTCAGTTTTATACTCCCCAGTCCAGCCACGAGACAATGTTGGTACAGATTCCGCCGCACACGATTGACGATCTCTTCGTTCACAAATCTCAGACAGACCAGATTTTAGTTGTTAGAGGGCGTTTAGCCCTCGTGACTTTAGAAAATAAGCAGTATCGCTACACTCCATTGAGCGATCGCCTGCCTCAAGTTGTTAAAATTCCCCCAGGCGTGCTACACGGTGCAATAAATCTAGATTCCGAACCATGCACGATCGTTAACGCCGTTCTGCGCCATCGTCCGACGCAACCGCGAGATTATATTCCTCGTCCCCGTCCTTTTCCCTACAATCTCGCGATCGCGGGAGCTAAACTAGCAGAGATGGAGGCTGTAATTATTCAGCAAGCCTTGGGTAGTGTGGGAGTATGA
- a CDS encoding alpha/beta hydrolase, with product MVDPAFLLFVQHGWADDNRAMMLLARRLVTDTIPVFAPSLGYVQTWVRIEPLIQAVEKLASEQIAKYPDVPLKIIGHSMGGLIWLELLHRHPEWWSRIHSLVLIASPVGGADVARAIDPLNWGIGIAGDLGKNRKPIAAAIASIIPTLVIAGDIDGGSDGTVPVESTKFQNARFICLPGLAHAVLRNYPTVATIIQDFWMDANVGEAIVYDDIVQRLQAVPGMTDGHRRDFSKAQIAIALPNGATIRTCKNLFGIDCVFVASPTGECLYAGFVGWLHAPDLQKALEDIQQAY from the coding sequence TTGGTAGATCCGGCATTTCTTTTATTCGTGCAGCACGGCTGGGCAGATGATAACCGTGCCATGATGCTACTGGCGCGTCGGTTGGTCACAGATACAATTCCAGTTTTTGCGCCGAGTTTGGGTTACGTTCAAACTTGGGTGAGAATTGAGCCTTTGATTCAGGCAGTGGAAAAGCTGGCTAGCGAACAGATTGCCAAATATCCAGACGTACCGCTGAAGATTATCGGTCATTCGATGGGTGGTTTGATCTGGTTGGAGCTGTTGCACCGCCATCCCGAGTGGTGGTCTAGAATTCACTCGTTGGTTTTGATTGCATCGCCAGTCGGTGGTGCAGATGTGGCACGGGCGATCGATCCTTTAAATTGGGGAATTGGGATTGCTGGCGATCTGGGAAAAAATCGTAAGCCAATTGCAGCCGCGATCGCCTCTATAATTCCCACATTAGTTATTGCTGGCGATATTGATGGCGGTAGCGATGGCACGGTTCCAGTAGAATCGACAAAGTTTCAAAATGCTCGGTTTATCTGCTTGCCAGGGCTAGCTCATGCCGTCTTGCGAAATTATCCTACGGTTGCCACCATCATTCAAGACTTTTGGATGGATGCTAATGTTGGTGAGGCGATCGTCTATGACGATATCGTACAACGGTTGCAGGCAGTACCAGGCATGACAGACGGTCATCGCCGCGATTTTAGTAAAGCCCAAATTGCGATCGCACTGCCAAATGGTGCTACTATTCGCACTTGCAAGAACTTATTTGGGATTGATTGTGTCTTTGTTGCCTCTCCTACCGGAGAATGTTTGTATGCAGGCTTTGTTGGTTGGTTGCACGCACCAGATTTACAAAAAGCTCTAGAAGATATTCAGCAAGCATATTAA
- a CDS encoding methylmalonic aciduria and homocystinuria type D protein: protein MLQYSVHPAPRFIRTHLNRLLPSWSLPVLSVVVVLQLCQFAFLERTVETEIYKNEFRQQFLEFGSQIIAQLGTMGYLADMFDPRTGFPMTSPPGQVRLSDVKVVGATLGYTIDRSGQCAAIVHPTWGKAVYPSTLVSSAQPDVVAEIVANIAANSTHYDIQPVAGSSDPTVEGQSFPNIKSV from the coding sequence ATGCTGCAATACTCAGTTCACCCAGCTCCTAGATTCATTCGCACTCATTTAAATCGGCTTTTACCGAGTTGGTCGTTGCCAGTTTTATCTGTGGTTGTAGTTTTACAACTGTGTCAATTTGCTTTCTTGGAACGGACAGTTGAGACAGAAATCTATAAGAACGAATTTCGGCAACAATTTCTAGAATTTGGCAGCCAAATCATTGCCCAACTGGGAACAATGGGATACTTAGCAGATATGTTCGACCCGCGCACTGGTTTCCCTATGACTTCTCCTCCCGGTCAAGTGCGGTTGAGCGATGTGAAAGTTGTCGGCGCTACCCTGGGCTATACAATCGATCGTAGCGGTCAGTGTGCCGCGATCGTCCATCCAACTTGGGGAAAAGCAGTTTATCCTTCTACGCTTGTCTCATCTGCCCAACCAGATGTAGTTGCAGAAATCGTGGCTAACATAGCAGCTAATAGCACGCACTACGATATTCAACCCGTAGCAGGATCGAGCGATCCAACCGTAGAGGGGCAATCTTTTCCAAATATAAAGTCAGTATAA
- a CDS encoding TspO/MBR family protein, whose amino-acid sequence MKASTQGSGKEIVLPLATLFAILATLSVNVLSNFFPVRGLNIGEIANTILQGVQITPANYAFAIWGLIYLGLIAYGVYQFLPAQRQNSTLHRVDVLLIIACLAQIAWVYLFTLQLFWLSVIAMLAILISLIGAYLQLEIGKRVSREFKWLVHVPFSIYLGWISVATIVNIASALYISNWDGWGISSLGWTVIMLLIGAAIASVVAIQRADIAFTLVFVWAYVAIAVRHLSLNNPVISITAVVAAIVLAVLLVYGTIQRKNLKVSRNE is encoded by the coding sequence ATGAAAGCATCCACACAAGGTTCTGGTAAAGAAATTGTACTGCCTTTGGCAACACTATTTGCTATCTTGGCGACTCTCAGCGTTAACGTCTTGTCAAATTTCTTTCCAGTTCGAGGATTAAATATTGGTGAAATTGCCAATACCATCCTTCAAGGCGTGCAAATTACGCCAGCAAATTATGCCTTTGCTATTTGGGGATTAATTTATCTCGGATTAATTGCCTATGGCGTTTATCAGTTTCTTCCAGCACAGCGCCAAAATTCAACTCTGCATCGAGTTGATGTCTTACTAATTATTGCTTGTCTAGCTCAAATTGCTTGGGTATATCTCTTCACGCTACAGCTATTTTGGCTTTCAGTAATAGCAATGCTAGCAATTCTAATTTCCTTAATTGGAGCTTACTTGCAATTAGAAATTGGCAAAAGAGTATCGCGAGAATTCAAATGGCTGGTACACGTACCATTTAGTATTTATTTAGGTTGGATTTCTGTAGCAACGATTGTTAATATTGCCTCTGCTCTGTATATTTCTAATTGGGATGGTTGGGGCATAAGCTCTCTAGGATGGACTGTCATTATGCTACTTATTGGTGCAGCGATCGCCTCTGTAGTTGCAATTCAACGGGCAGATATTGCCTTTACGTTGGTATTTGTTTGGGCGTATGTGGCGATCGCAGTTCGTCATTTATCTCTCAATAATCCTGTCATTTCAATAACCGCAGTAGTAGCAGCGATCGTACTTGCAGTTTTGCTAGTGTACGGCACAATACAGCGGAAGAATTTAAAAGTGAGTCGTAATGAATAA